From Pseudokineococcus lusitanus, a single genomic window includes:
- the carA gene encoding glutamine-hydrolyzing carbamoyl-phosphate synthase small subunit, with amino-acid sequence MSATTAGRGAPHHVGHLDEVTEHEPATRVDVPAPGGGEAVLVLEDGRAFTGRAYGATGTTVGEAVFCTAMTGYQETLTDPSYHRQVVVMTAPHVGNTGVNDEDDESGRIWVSGFVVRDPARRPSSWRSRRSLDEELAAQDVVGISGVDTRALTRHLRERGAMRVGVFSGDALREPTTGRRLETSELLVRVLDAPAMRGADLAGEVTTPEPYLVEAEGEPRTGADGRPLTVVALDLGIKSRTPWHLARRGVRTHVLPATSSTEDVLALQPHGVFYSNGPGDPAAAEHEVGVLRDVLAHRLPFFGICYGNQLLGRALGLGTYKLTYGHRGVNQPVIDTATGSVEITAHNHGFAVDAPIGEEFPTDFGRAEVSHWCLNDRVVEGLRCLDTPAFSVQYHPEAAAGPHDAGYLFDRFCDLMAAPRTTPDTPSPSAPSRTTEENA; translated from the coding sequence ATGAGCGCGACGACAGCGGGCCGGGGCGCCCCCCACCACGTCGGGCACCTCGACGAGGTGACCGAGCACGAGCCGGCGACCCGCGTGGACGTCCCGGCGCCCGGCGGCGGCGAGGCGGTGCTCGTCCTCGAGGACGGCCGCGCCTTCACCGGCCGGGCGTACGGCGCCACGGGCACGACCGTCGGCGAGGCGGTCTTCTGCACCGCCATGACCGGGTACCAGGAGACCCTGACCGACCCGTCGTACCACCGGCAGGTCGTCGTCATGACGGCCCCGCACGTGGGCAACACGGGCGTCAACGACGAGGACGACGAGAGCGGCCGCATCTGGGTGTCGGGCTTCGTCGTCCGCGACCCGGCGCGGCGCCCGTCGAGCTGGCGCAGCCGGCGCAGCCTCGACGAGGAGCTGGCCGCCCAGGACGTCGTGGGCATCAGCGGGGTCGACACCCGGGCGCTGACCCGCCACCTGCGCGAGAGGGGCGCCATGCGCGTCGGCGTCTTCTCCGGCGACGCGCTCCGCGAGCCGACGACCGGCCGCCGCCTCGAGACGTCCGAGCTGCTCGTCCGCGTGCTCGACGCGCCGGCCATGCGCGGCGCCGACCTCGCCGGCGAGGTGACGACGCCCGAGCCGTACCTCGTCGAGGCGGAGGGCGAGCCGCGGACCGGCGCGGACGGGCGGCCGCTGACCGTCGTCGCGCTGGACCTCGGCATCAAGTCCCGGACGCCCTGGCACCTCGCGCGCCGCGGCGTCCGCACGCACGTGCTGCCGGCGACGTCGAGCACCGAGGACGTCCTCGCGCTGCAGCCGCACGGCGTCTTCTACTCCAACGGCCCCGGCGACCCGGCCGCGGCCGAGCACGAGGTCGGCGTGCTCCGCGACGTCCTCGCGCACCGGCTGCCGTTCTTCGGCATCTGCTACGGCAACCAGCTCCTCGGCCGCGCCCTCGGGCTCGGGACCTACAAGCTCACCTACGGCCACCGCGGGGTGAACCAGCCCGTCATCGACACGGCCACCGGCTCCGTCGAGATCACGGCGCACAACCACGGGTTCGCCGTCGACGCGCCCATCGGCGAGGAGTTCCCCACGGACTTCGGCCGGGCCGAGGTCAGCCACTGGTGCCTCAACGACCGGGTCGTCGAGGGCCTGCGGTGCCTCGACACGCCCGCCTTCAGCGTCCAGTACCACCCCGAGGCGGCGGCCGGCCCGCACGACGCCGGCTACCTCTTCGACCGCTTCTGCGACCTCATGGCCGCGCCGCGCACGACCCCCGACACCCCCAGCCCCTCCGCGCCGTCGCGCACCACCGAGGAGAACGCCTGA
- a CDS encoding dihydroorotase, giving the protein MSTPTPSPTAGPAGRDVAPVLVRGAALLGGAPTDLLLEGGLVARTGPGGTLEAPAGAEVLDGAGLVALPGLVDLHTHLREPGREDAETVRTGSRAAALGGYTAVHAMANTDPVADTAGVVEQVWRLGREVGLVDVHPVGAVTVGLGGERLAELGAMASSAARVRVFSDDGRCVADPVLMRRALEYVRSVDGVVAQHAQDPRLTEGAQMHEGVVSSVLGLRGWPAVAEEAVIARDVLLADHVGSRLHVCHLSTAGSVEVVRWAKARGVDVTAEVTPHHLLLTDELVRGYDPVYKVNPPLRTRADVEALREAVADGTVDVVATDHAPHPVEDKDCEWAAAAMGMTGLETALSVVQEALVETGLLGWADVARVMSQAPARIGRLGHQGRPLEVGEPANLVLVDPAARRVVDPARHATQGRNSPFRGLELPGAVVATVLRGRPTVVGGALVGDPDEDGRPG; this is encoded by the coding sequence ATGAGCACCCCCACCCCGTCCCCGACCGCCGGGCCGGCCGGCCGCGACGTCGCCCCCGTGCTCGTCCGCGGCGCGGCGCTGCTCGGCGGCGCCCCGACCGACCTCCTCCTCGAGGGCGGTCTCGTCGCGCGCACCGGCCCCGGCGGCACGCTCGAGGCGCCCGCGGGCGCGGAGGTGCTCGACGGCGCCGGGCTCGTCGCCCTGCCCGGCCTCGTCGACCTCCACACGCACCTGCGCGAGCCCGGCCGCGAGGACGCCGAGACCGTCCGCACCGGGTCGCGGGCCGCGGCGCTCGGCGGGTACACGGCCGTGCACGCCATGGCCAACACCGACCCCGTCGCCGACACCGCCGGCGTCGTCGAGCAGGTGTGGCGGCTCGGCCGCGAGGTCGGCCTCGTCGACGTCCACCCCGTCGGCGCCGTGACCGTGGGTCTCGGCGGCGAGCGGCTGGCCGAGCTCGGGGCCATGGCGTCGTCGGCCGCGCGCGTCCGCGTCTTCAGCGACGACGGCCGCTGCGTCGCCGACCCCGTCCTCATGCGGCGGGCGCTGGAGTACGTGCGCTCGGTCGACGGCGTCGTCGCCCAGCACGCGCAGGACCCGCGCCTCACCGAGGGCGCGCAGATGCACGAGGGCGTCGTCTCCTCCGTGCTCGGGCTGCGCGGCTGGCCCGCGGTGGCCGAGGAGGCCGTCATCGCCCGGGACGTGCTGCTCGCCGACCACGTCGGCTCCCGGCTGCACGTCTGCCACCTCTCGACCGCCGGGTCCGTCGAGGTCGTCCGCTGGGCCAAGGCCCGCGGCGTCGACGTCACCGCCGAGGTGACGCCGCACCACCTCCTCCTCACCGACGAGCTGGTCCGCGGCTACGACCCCGTCTACAAGGTCAACCCGCCGCTGCGGACGCGCGCCGACGTCGAGGCGCTCCGCGAGGCCGTGGCCGACGGCACGGTCGACGTCGTCGCCACCGACCACGCGCCCCACCCGGTCGAGGACAAGGACTGCGAGTGGGCGGCCGCCGCCATGGGGATGACGGGGCTCGAGACCGCCCTGTCCGTCGTCCAGGAGGCGCTCGTCGAGACCGGCCTGCTCGGCTGGGCCGACGTCGCGCGCGTCATGTCGCAGGCGCCGGCGCGCATCGGCCGCCTGGGGCACCAGGGCCGCCCGCTCGAGGTCGGCGAGCCGGCCAACCTCGTGCTCGTCGACCCGGCGGCGCGCCGCGTCGTCGACCCGGCGCGGCACGCGACGCAGGGCCGCAACAGCCCCTTCCGCGGGCTCGAGCTGCCCGGCGCCGTCGTGGCCACGGTGCTGCGCGGCCGGCCGACCGTCGTCGGCGGTGCCCTCGTGGGCGACCCCGACGAGGACGGGCGGCCCGGGTGA
- a CDS encoding aspartate carbamoyltransferase catalytic subunit, which translates to MRHLLSAADLDRAGALALLDVAEQMAATQVREIKKLPTLRGRTVVNLFFEDSTRTRISFEAAAKRLSADVITFSAKGSSVSKGESLKDTALTLQAMGADAVVLRHPASGAAHRLAHAGWCDLTVLNAGDGTHEHPTQALLDAFTLRRRLRAGGWAGPADGGLDGVRVAVVGDVLHSRVARSNVLLLTTLGAEVTLVAPPTLLPVGVGTWPCATTFDLDAVLPHVDAVMALRVQRERMGGGGFFPSAMEYARRFGLDGRRLRLLPDHALVMHPGPMNRGLEISAEAADGPRSTVVEQVSSGVAVRMAALYLLLAGEDPA; encoded by the coding sequence ATGCGGCACCTCCTGTCCGCCGCCGACCTCGACCGCGCCGGCGCCCTGGCGCTGCTCGACGTCGCCGAGCAGATGGCCGCCACCCAGGTCCGCGAGATCAAGAAGCTGCCGACCCTGCGCGGCCGCACCGTCGTCAACCTCTTCTTCGAGGACTCGACCCGGACCCGGATCTCCTTCGAGGCCGCGGCCAAGCGGCTGTCCGCGGACGTCATCACCTTCTCCGCCAAGGGCTCCAGCGTCTCCAAGGGCGAGTCGCTCAAGGACACGGCGCTGACGCTGCAGGCCATGGGCGCCGACGCCGTCGTGCTGCGGCACCCGGCCTCCGGTGCGGCCCACCGTCTCGCGCACGCCGGCTGGTGCGACCTCACCGTGCTCAACGCCGGCGACGGCACGCACGAGCACCCCACCCAGGCGCTCCTCGACGCCTTCACGCTGCGCCGCCGCCTCCGGGCCGGCGGCTGGGCGGGCCCGGCCGACGGCGGCCTCGACGGCGTCCGGGTCGCCGTGGTCGGCGACGTCCTCCACAGCCGCGTCGCGCGCTCGAACGTCCTGCTGCTCACCACTCTCGGCGCCGAGGTGACGCTCGTCGCGCCGCCCACGCTGCTGCCCGTCGGCGTCGGGACGTGGCCGTGCGCGACGACGTTCGACCTCGACGCCGTCCTCCCGCACGTCGACGCCGTCATGGCGCTGCGGGTCCAGCGCGAGCGGATGGGCGGGGGCGGCTTCTTCCCCTCGGCCATGGAGTACGCGCGGCGCTTCGGCCTCGACGGGCGACGGCTGCGGCTGCTGCCCGACCACGCCCTCGTCATGCACCCCGGCCCGATGAACCGCGGCCTCGAGATCTCCGCGGAGGCCGCCGACGGTCCCCGCTCGACCGTCGTCGAGCAGGTGTCGAGCGGCGTCGCCGTCCGCATGGCCGCCCTGTACCTCCTGCTCGCCGGAGAGGACCCCGCATGA
- the pyrR gene encoding bifunctional pyr operon transcriptional regulator/uracil phosphoribosyltransferase PyrR — protein MASARPVLETAEIGRILTRIAHEVLERNHGPEDLVLLGIPTRGTELARRVAERLVAAEPGAGPVEDLWGSLDVTMHRDDLRRRPVRALGRTAVPARGVDDRVVVLVDDVLASGRTVRAALDALSDLGRPRAVRLAVLVDRGHRQLPIRADHVGKNLPTAADEQVRVLLREVDGVDDAVVIRGPEDRDAGARRTGGGTR, from the coding sequence ATGGCGTCTGCCCGCCCGGTGCTCGAGACGGCCGAGATCGGCCGCATCCTCACCCGCATCGCCCACGAGGTGCTGGAGCGCAACCACGGCCCCGAGGACCTCGTCCTCCTGGGCATCCCGACGCGGGGGACCGAGCTCGCCCGCCGTGTCGCCGAACGGCTCGTCGCCGCCGAGCCGGGCGCCGGCCCGGTCGAGGACCTCTGGGGCTCCCTCGACGTCACGATGCACCGCGACGACCTCCGCCGCCGGCCCGTGCGCGCGCTCGGCCGCACCGCCGTCCCGGCCAGGGGCGTCGACGACCGCGTCGTCGTCCTCGTCGACGACGTCCTCGCCTCCGGCCGCACCGTCCGCGCGGCGCTCGACGCGCTGTCCGACCTCGGCCGCCCCCGCGCCGTGCGCCTCGCCGTCCTCGTGGACCGCGGCCACCGCCAGCTGCCGATCCGGGCCGACCACGTCGGCAAGAACCTCCCGACGGCGGCCGACGAGCAGGTCCGCGTGCTCCTGCGCGAGGTCGACGGGGTCGACGACGCCGTCGTGATCCGCGGCCCCGAGGACCGCGACGCGGGGGCGCGCCGCACCGGGGGAGGGACCCGCTGA
- a CDS encoding transcriptional regulator, with the protein MATEYAKVLGNRLRSVRTRQGLSLQGVEAKSQGQWKAVVVGSYERGDRAVTVQRLAELAEFYDVPVTALLPETTPGETALPPPRLVLDLEALRRVPTEQSGPLLRYLADIREARGDEQTDEMPIRVDDLRSLAVIFDLPPSALTERLIGWDVLDEEARRAVALPDV; encoded by the coding sequence GTGGCAACGGAGTACGCGAAGGTGCTGGGCAACCGGCTCCGGTCCGTCCGGACCCGGCAGGGGCTCTCGCTGCAGGGTGTCGAGGCGAAGTCGCAGGGCCAGTGGAAGGCCGTCGTCGTCGGCTCGTACGAGCGCGGGGACCGCGCCGTGACGGTGCAGCGCCTGGCGGAGCTCGCGGAGTTCTACGACGTCCCGGTCACGGCGCTGCTGCCGGAGACCACGCCCGGCGAGACGGCGCTGCCGCCGCCCCGCCTCGTCCTGGACCTCGAGGCGCTGCGCCGGGTCCCGACGGAGCAGTCGGGCCCGCTGCTGCGCTACCTCGCCGACATCCGCGAGGCGCGGGGCGACGAGCAGACCGACGAGATGCCGATCCGGGTCGACGACCTGCGCTCGCTCGCGGTGATCTTCGACCTGCCGCCGTCGGCGCTCACCGAGCGCCTCATCGGCTGGGACGTCCTCGACGAGGAGGCCCGGCGCGCCGTGGCGCTGCCGGACGTCTGA
- the nusB gene encoding transcription antitermination factor NusB, whose translation MGARSKARKRALDVLFESEQRGMPPLELLQQRLASTNPADPGAAPMPQFAVELVELVVAHAERVDEVLATYSQGWTVDRMPDVDRAVLRLGVAEVLWGDVDGPVAVDEAVDLARELSTDDSPAFVNGVLGRVLSMRPALIA comes from the coding sequence GTGGGCGCCCGCAGCAAGGCCCGCAAGCGGGCGCTCGACGTCCTCTTCGAGTCCGAGCAGCGGGGCATGCCCCCGCTCGAGCTCCTGCAGCAGCGCCTCGCGTCGACCAACCCGGCCGACCCGGGCGCCGCGCCCATGCCGCAGTTCGCCGTCGAGCTGGTGGAGCTCGTCGTCGCGCACGCCGAGCGGGTCGACGAGGTCCTCGCGACCTACTCGCAGGGCTGGACCGTCGACCGGATGCCCGACGTCGACCGCGCCGTCCTCCGCCTCGGCGTCGCCGAGGTGCTGTGGGGCGACGTCGACGGCCCGGTGGCCGTGGACGAGGCCGTCGACCTGGCCCGCGAGCTGTCCACCGACGACTCGCCGGCCTTCGTCAACGGCGTCCTCGGACGGGTCCTGTCCATGAGGCCCGCGCTCATCGCCTGA
- the efp gene encoding elongation factor P: MASTNDLKNGTVLKIDGQLWSVVEFQHVKPGKGGAFVRTKMKNVLSGKVVDRTFNAGAKVETATVDRRDMQFLYRDGADFVWMDPDTFDQVTIAEATVGDAANFLLEGATAQVATHEGEPLYVEMPASVVLEVTYTEPGLQGDRSTGGTKPATVETGYQIAVPLFLETGTKVKVDTRSGDYLGRVS, from the coding sequence GTGGCCTCGACGAACGACCTCAAGAACGGCACCGTGCTGAAGATCGACGGGCAGCTCTGGTCCGTCGTGGAGTTCCAGCACGTCAAGCCCGGAAAGGGCGGCGCCTTCGTCCGCACGAAGATGAAGAACGTCCTCTCCGGCAAGGTCGTCGACCGCACGTTCAACGCGGGCGCCAAGGTCGAGACGGCCACCGTCGACCGCCGCGACATGCAGTTCCTCTACCGCGACGGCGCGGACTTCGTGTGGATGGACCCCGACACCTTCGACCAGGTGACCATCGCTGAGGCCACGGTCGGCGACGCCGCCAACTTCCTCCTCGAGGGCGCGACCGCGCAGGTCGCCACGCACGAGGGCGAGCCCCTCTACGTCGAGATGCCGGCCTCGGTCGTCCTCGAGGTCACCTACACGGAGCCGGGCCTCCAGGGCGACCGCTCCACCGGCGGCACCAAGCCGGCCACCGTGGAGACCGGCTACCAGATCGCCGTCCCGCTGTTCCTCGAGACCGGCACGAAGGTCAAGGTGGACACCCGCTCGGGCGACTACCTGGGCCGCGTCAGCTGA
- a CDS encoding VOC family protein produces the protein MTDTTTDQADRAHVRTTGYAHVRLTVRDIARSRAFYDDVFGFDVAYELPDDADEQTREQLGFLFGGVIYAFGGGLLGLRPVAPGDDRFDEDRVGLDHVSFTVPQRDALDEAVAVLDRLGVAHEGVKDLDGYAILEFRDPDGIALELTALTG, from the coding sequence GTGACCGACACCACGACCGACCAGGCCGACCGGGCCCACGTCCGCACCACCGGCTACGCCCACGTGCGCCTCACCGTCCGCGACATCGCCCGCTCGCGGGCCTTCTACGACGACGTCTTCGGCTTCGACGTCGCCTACGAGCTGCCCGACGACGCCGACGAGCAGACGCGCGAGCAGCTCGGCTTCCTCTTCGGCGGCGTCATCTACGCCTTCGGCGGCGGCCTGCTCGGGCTGCGCCCGGTGGCGCCGGGCGACGACCGCTTCGACGAGGACCGGGTCGGCCTCGACCACGTGTCCTTCACGGTCCCGCAGCGGGACGCGCTCGACGAGGCCGTGGCCGTCCTGGACCGCCTCGGCGTCGCCCACGAGGGCGTCAAGGACCTCGACGGCTACGCGATCCTCGAGTTCCGCGACCCCGACGGGATCGCCCTGGAGCTCACCGCCCTCACCGGCTGA